One region of Chlamydia psittaci 6BC genomic DNA includes:
- the hemW gene encoding radical SAM family heme chaperone HemW, with the protein MNGKSPLALYIHFPFCSKKCHYCSFYTIPYNSESVNLYCNAILQEGLQKLSTIKDTHFIDTVFLGGGTPSLIPPHYLHNIIQTLAPHAQEITLEANPEDLSEVYLRELLLTAVNRISIGAQTFHDPLLKALGRIHSSAASIDAVHRCYEHGYNNISIDLIYGLPTQSLADFIADLHQALTLPISHISLYNLTLDPHTSFYKHRRILASSIANDDILAAMSLSAEELLTSRGFSRYELASYAKPQAQSKHNLYYWTDKPFLGLGVSASQYMHKVRSKNLSRISQYLRAVRKNLPVHESTESLPENERIKEALALRLRLTEGARWKDFPAPLMESLASLPLIKELFDSNNEFLFLNKQGRLFHDTIAEEIMNISF; encoded by the coding sequence ATGAATGGTAAATCGCCTTTAGCCCTTTATATCCATTTTCCTTTCTGTTCAAAGAAGTGTCATTACTGTAGCTTTTATACGATTCCTTACAACTCTGAATCGGTAAATTTGTATTGTAATGCGATTCTTCAAGAGGGTTTGCAAAAACTTTCTACGATCAAGGACACGCATTTCATAGATACTGTATTTCTTGGTGGAGGAACACCCTCATTAATTCCTCCACACTATCTTCACAACATAATTCAAACGCTCGCTCCCCACGCTCAAGAAATCACCCTAGAAGCTAATCCCGAAGATCTTTCTGAGGTCTATTTAAGAGAACTGCTTCTCACTGCTGTGAATAGGATTAGTATTGGAGCACAAACTTTTCATGATCCCCTTCTTAAAGCCTTAGGCAGGATCCACTCCTCAGCAGCATCTATAGACGCTGTACACCGCTGTTATGAACATGGATATAATAATATCTCCATAGATCTTATTTATGGTCTGCCAACACAATCCCTAGCAGATTTTATCGCGGACCTTCATCAAGCCCTGACTCTTCCGATTTCGCATATCTCTCTTTATAATCTCACCCTAGACCCTCATACATCTTTTTATAAGCACCGTCGTATTCTAGCTTCCTCCATTGCTAATGATGACATACTTGCCGCGATGAGCCTATCTGCTGAAGAACTCCTTACCTCACGTGGATTTTCTCGTTATGAACTCGCCTCTTATGCAAAACCTCAAGCGCAATCCAAACATAATCTGTATTATTGGACAGATAAACCCTTTCTAGGTTTAGGAGTTTCTGCCTCACAATATATGCATAAGGTACGGTCAAAAAATCTCTCAAGAATCTCTCAGTATCTACGTGCAGTACGTAAAAATCTTCCTGTTCATGAATCTACAGAGAGCTTACCAGAAAACGAACGCATCAAAGAAGCTCTAGCTCTAAGATTACGTCTTACCGAAGGAGCTAGATGGAAAGATTTCCCTGCTCCATTAATGGAGTCTCTTGCCTCCCTTCCTCTTATTAAAGAACTCTTCGATAGCAATAACGAATTTTTATTCTTAAATAAACAAGGTCGTTTATTTCATGATACTATTGCTGAAGAAATCATGAACATTTCTTTTTAA
- a CDS encoding 2-oxoglutarate dehydrogenase E1 component — protein MDSEFAGQVHSSDMDWIEAMFQKFLNHETLDPSWKYFFEGYQLGQEGAASASSGNEEAYAALQEKKAQFLCMIYRYYGYLQSQISPLTSVNPSPLIQEKIKNIDLNEIVPSLGLLPQPKVPVRDLIQALKNFYCRSISVETLACSPQLQEYVWKLMESKPPQRSPEELLRSYQDICKATFFEEFLQIKFTGQKRFSLEGCESLVSMLEHLVRYGVTQDITSYILGMAHRGRLNVLTNVLGKPYSQVFMEFEDNPQSRGLDTVGDVKYHKGYVARSLGKNGEEVTFVMLPNPSHLEAVDPVVEGVVAALQHQADSGKEHSCLAILVHGDAAFSGQGVVYETLQLSQIPGYSTGGTLHIVVNNHIGFTAQPRESRSTPYCTDIAKMLGIPVFRVNAEDVFACLQAIEYSLKVREEFSCDVIIDLCCYRKYGHNESDDPSITAPLLYDEIKKKQTIREIYKKYLLDNYREEISEDRLEKLEKSVQDTLNKEFQSLKQEENHKLPKRDCRHCDRMDLGELLMNDIDVSLTRDTVFHISSKLCGLPENFTPHPKVKALLDKRMKMAKGEIGYDWGMAEELAFASLLIEKFSLRLSGQDAIRGTFSQRHLLWSDIQSGDTYTPLYHLSPDQGSVDIYNSPLSEYAVLGFEYGYAQQAERTLVLWEAQFGDFSNGAQIIFDQYISSAIQKWDLHSDLVVLLPHGYEGQGPEHSSARIERYLQLAANWNFQVVIPSTPVQYFRILREHTKRDLSLPLVIFTPKMLLRHPECTSLIDEFTEPGGFRPILEDTEPNYDAKVLVLCSGKVYYDFKGALPQERKKDFACLRIESLYPLHLEDLLSLIGKYSKVEHYVWLQEEPQNMGAYDYIFMATEEILPKKLKCVSRPRSSSTATGSARLSQQELLTLMETLFSLGNV, from the coding sequence ATGGATTCAGAGTTTGCTGGACAAGTCCATTCTTCGGATATGGATTGGATCGAGGCTATGTTTCAAAAATTTCTAAATCATGAAACATTGGATCCTTCATGGAAATATTTTTTTGAAGGATACCAATTAGGTCAGGAAGGTGCTGCCTCAGCATCTTCAGGAAATGAAGAAGCATACGCTGCTCTGCAAGAAAAGAAAGCTCAATTCCTTTGTATGATATACCGTTATTATGGTTATTTACAAAGTCAGATTTCTCCCTTAACTTCCGTTAATCCTTCTCCTTTGATTCAAGAAAAGATCAAGAATATAGATCTTAATGAAATTGTCCCTTCTTTAGGTCTCCTCCCTCAGCCTAAAGTTCCTGTGCGTGATTTAATCCAAGCATTAAAAAACTTTTACTGTCGTAGTATCTCTGTAGAAACCCTTGCGTGTTCTCCTCAATTGCAAGAGTATGTATGGAAGCTCATGGAGAGTAAGCCTCCTCAACGATCTCCAGAAGAGCTTTTGCGTTCCTATCAAGATATATGTAAGGCAACCTTTTTTGAAGAGTTCTTACAAATAAAATTTACAGGGCAGAAAAGGTTCTCCTTAGAAGGGTGTGAAAGTTTGGTCTCCATGCTTGAACATCTTGTTCGCTACGGTGTTACTCAAGATATCACAAGTTACATTCTTGGTATGGCTCACCGTGGGCGGTTGAATGTTTTAACTAATGTTTTAGGCAAGCCTTATTCCCAAGTGTTTATGGAGTTTGAGGATAATCCTCAATCTCGAGGTTTAGATACAGTTGGTGATGTGAAGTATCACAAGGGATATGTAGCTAGATCTCTTGGTAAAAATGGTGAGGAAGTGACATTCGTCATGTTGCCAAATCCTAGCCATTTAGAAGCTGTGGATCCTGTTGTTGAGGGGGTTGTGGCAGCTTTGCAACATCAAGCGGATTCTGGTAAGGAACATTCTTGTTTAGCGATTCTTGTTCATGGCGATGCCGCATTTTCAGGACAAGGAGTCGTGTATGAGACTTTACAATTAAGTCAGATTCCTGGGTATTCCACAGGGGGAACGTTACACATTGTTGTAAACAACCATATAGGATTTACTGCTCAGCCTAGAGAATCACGCTCCACACCTTACTGTACAGATATTGCTAAGATGTTGGGCATCCCGGTATTTCGTGTGAATGCTGAGGATGTTTTCGCTTGTTTGCAGGCTATAGAGTATTCTCTGAAGGTACGTGAAGAATTTAGTTGCGACGTAATTATCGATTTATGCTGTTATCGTAAATACGGTCATAATGAAAGTGATGATCCTTCAATAACAGCGCCTCTGCTCTACGATGAAATTAAGAAAAAACAGACCATTCGCGAGATTTATAAGAAGTATTTGTTAGATAACTATCGTGAAGAAATCTCCGAAGATCGTTTGGAGAAACTTGAAAAAAGCGTTCAGGATACTCTCAACAAAGAATTCCAATCATTAAAGCAAGAAGAAAACCACAAACTCCCCAAAAGAGATTGTCGTCATTGCGATCGTATGGATCTCGGTGAGTTATTAATGAATGATATCGATGTTTCCTTAACGCGTGATACGGTATTTCATATAAGTTCTAAATTGTGTGGTCTTCCTGAAAACTTTACACCCCATCCTAAGGTAAAAGCTCTGCTTGATAAGAGAATGAAAATGGCTAAAGGAGAAATTGGCTATGATTGGGGGATGGCGGAAGAGCTAGCCTTTGCTTCTTTATTGATCGAGAAATTTTCCCTACGTCTTTCAGGACAAGATGCTATTCGTGGGACCTTCAGCCAGCGACATTTATTATGGAGTGATATCCAATCTGGAGATACTTACACACCTTTGTATCATTTATCTCCTGATCAAGGCTCTGTAGATATTTATAATTCGCCATTATCTGAATATGCTGTGCTAGGCTTCGAATATGGTTATGCTCAGCAAGCAGAGCGTACTCTTGTTTTATGGGAAGCGCAATTTGGAGATTTTTCCAATGGAGCGCAGATTATTTTTGATCAGTATATTTCATCTGCGATTCAAAAATGGGATCTACACTCTGATCTCGTTGTTCTTCTTCCTCATGGCTACGAAGGACAGGGGCCAGAACACTCTTCAGCACGTATAGAAAGGTATTTACAGCTGGCTGCGAATTGGAATTTTCAAGTTGTGATTCCTTCTACTCCGGTACAATATTTCCGTATCCTGCGTGAACATACAAAACGAGATTTATCTTTACCCCTGGTGATCTTCACTCCAAAAATGCTTTTGCGGCATCCTGAATGTACAAGCCTTATTGATGAGTTTACGGAACCAGGAGGGTTTCGTCCTATCCTTGAAGATACCGAGCCTAATTATGATGCTAAGGTATTAGTATTGTGTTCTGGCAAGGTATATTATGATTTTAAAGGTGCCTTACCTCAAGAACGTAAGAAAGACTTTGCTTGTTTGCGTATTGAGAGTTTGTATCCTTTACATCTCGAAGATCTTCTTTCCTTGATTGGCAAGTATTCTAAAGTCGAGCATTACGTTTGGCTTCAAGAAGAACCTCAGAATATGGGTGCTTATGATTATATTTTCATGGCTACTGAAGAGATTCTCCCTAAAAAATTAAAGTGCGTTAGCAGACCAAGAAGTAGTTCAACAGCTACAGGTTCTGCACGTCTTAGCCAACAAGAACTTTTAACATTAATGGAAACATTGTTTTCTTTAGGTAATGTATGA
- the sucB gene encoding dihydrolipoyllysine-residue succinyltransferase: MITEVRIPNVAESISEVTIASLLVTSESLVQENQGIMEIESDKVNQLIYAPISGRIVWSVAEGDVVAVGGIVATIYDANESVSESTAKETPVEETVDAEIINFPRSTAHNPPSEGKTFVPLREKMQEEPQRSGAKNEVRERMSSIRKTISRRLVTALHESAMLTTFNEIHMTPLMQLRKEKQEAFSSRYNVKLGLMSFFIKAVIEALKAYPRVNAYIDGDEIVYRQYYDISIAVGTERGLVVPVIRECDKLSSGDIEVKLADLASRARDGLISLPELEGGSFTITNGGVYGSLLSTPIINPPQVGILGMHKIEKRPVVIDNTIAIADMMYVAFSYDHRIIDGKEAVGFLIKIKDAIEQPEGLLDF, encoded by the coding sequence ATGATCACAGAAGTACGCATTCCAAATGTCGCTGAATCCATAAGCGAAGTCACCATAGCTTCTCTTTTGGTGACTTCAGAGAGTCTGGTTCAGGAGAATCAAGGTATTATGGAGATCGAAAGCGATAAGGTAAATCAACTTATCTATGCTCCTATATCGGGAAGGATCGTTTGGTCTGTCGCTGAAGGAGACGTTGTTGCCGTCGGTGGAATCGTTGCTACGATCTATGATGCTAATGAATCTGTTTCCGAAAGTACAGCGAAGGAAACTCCGGTAGAGGAGACAGTAGATGCGGAGATTATTAATTTCCCGAGGTCTACAGCTCACAATCCTCCTTCTGAGGGAAAAACATTTGTTCCTTTACGTGAGAAAATGCAAGAAGAACCGCAACGTTCGGGAGCTAAAAATGAGGTTCGTGAGCGTATGTCATCCATACGCAAAACGATTTCTCGACGTTTAGTTACAGCTCTTCATGAATCAGCAATGTTAACAACATTCAATGAGATTCATATGACCCCTCTGATGCAACTTCGGAAGGAAAAACAAGAGGCCTTTTCTTCTCGCTATAATGTGAAACTCGGTTTGATGTCCTTTTTCATAAAAGCAGTTATTGAAGCTCTGAAGGCTTATCCCCGTGTAAATGCGTATATTGATGGCGATGAAATTGTCTATCGTCAGTATTACGATATTTCCATTGCTGTAGGAACAGAACGCGGTCTTGTTGTCCCTGTGATTCGTGAGTGCGATAAACTCTCTAGTGGCGATATCGAAGTGAAACTTGCAGATTTGGCAAGTAGAGCTCGAGATGGTTTAATTTCTCTTCCAGAGTTAGAAGGAGGAAGTTTCACTATTACCAATGGTGGGGTGTATGGTTCCTTACTTTCTACGCCGATTATCAATCCTCCTCAAGTGGGGATATTGGGAATGCACAAAATAGAAAAACGCCCTGTAGTGATCGATAATACAATCGCCATTGCGGATATGATGTATGTTGCCTTTAGCTACGACCATCGTATCATCGATGGTAAAGAGGCGGTTGGTTTCCTTATCAAAATCAAAGATGCTATAGAACAACCAGAAGGGTTACTTGATTTTTAA
- the pgeF gene encoding peptidoglycan editing factor PgeF, translating into MAQSTTTGNHLNKLTFPELSDLPLRHGLFPKQTDAEGYVYVPKNDEIRKALGAERFCDLHQVHSTSLRHAAYTTPSGCPADGLYTHDPMLSLHIRHSDCQPAIFYDPENHVVANVHCGWRGLVGNIYAVTVATLKRVYNSRPQDLIVVIGPSLGPDYAIYPDYRELFPPSFFAFMPKENHLDFRAIARKQLLDLGISSSKITISERCTYTEHEIFFSSRYRNYYSEPNVIDTPIKKNNVTAVLLLPR; encoded by the coding sequence ATGGCACAATCTACGACTACAGGTAACCACCTAAATAAACTAACTTTCCCAGAGCTCTCCGACCTCCCCCTACGTCATGGATTGTTCCCTAAGCAAACAGATGCAGAAGGCTACGTCTATGTACCTAAAAATGATGAGATCCGTAAAGCTCTAGGTGCTGAACGTTTTTGTGATCTCCATCAAGTGCATAGCACGAGTTTACGTCATGCTGCATATACAACCCCTTCAGGATGCCCTGCTGATGGATTGTATACTCATGATCCTATGCTTTCTCTACATATCCGACATTCTGATTGCCAACCGGCTATTTTCTACGATCCAGAAAATCATGTCGTCGCTAATGTACATTGTGGATGGCGAGGACTTGTGGGAAATATCTACGCAGTAACTGTAGCTACATTAAAACGTGTATATAACTCCCGTCCCCAAGACTTGATTGTTGTGATAGGCCCTTCTCTAGGTCCGGATTATGCAATTTATCCCGATTATAGAGAGCTTTTTCCCCCGAGTTTTTTTGCCTTCATGCCAAAGGAAAATCATTTGGATTTCCGTGCTATAGCGAGAAAACAGTTGCTAGATCTTGGAATCTCAAGTTCTAAAATTACGATTTCTGAACGGTGTACATATACCGAACATGAGATTTTCTTCTCTTCTCGGTACCGCAACTACTATTCAGAACCTAACGTGATAGATACACCTATAAAAAAGAACAACGTCACTGCTGTTCTTCTTCTTCCTAGATGA
- a CDS encoding 4-hydroxy-3-methylbut-2-en-1-yl diphosphate synthase: MINPPAQEQAVRRYTHSVKIGNLYVGSDHSIKTQSMTTTPTADVDATVEQICALVEARCEIVRVTVQGIKESQACEHIKERLLALGIDVPLVADIHFFPQAAMHVADFVDKVRINPGNFVDKRNMFTGKTYTDKQYADSLLRLEEKFSPLVEKCKRLGKAMRIGVNHGSLSERVMQRYGDTIEGMVVSALEYIEICEKLDYRDVVFSMKSSNPKVMVAAYRQLAKDLDARGWHYPLHLGVTEAGMGMDGIIKSAVGIGTLLTEGLGDTIRCSLTGCPTQEVPVCESLLKHTETYLNLPKRNNPFALENSESFVNASKKITKTTPWGSVYGVFVKLNEDHILNTTVEHLLEQLGINPKNGKKEFTAPDGVVVPKSFIGTSILEKLEEHFIVFHHHEVPCLYDYNKEIWNKEEVLSAPFVHFHASPPFIHSTREFFEHKECEQQPVKLVFSKDLDDESEAAVAIATEFGALLLDGLGEAVILDLPNIPLTAVREIAFGTLQSAGVRLVKTEYISCPGCGRTLFDLPEVTKRIHDKTQHLVGLKIAVMGCIVNGPGEMADADFGFVGSKTGMIDLYVKHTCVKAHIPMEKAEEELVSLLKEHGVWKDPE; this comes from the coding sequence ATGATCAATCCCCCAGCCCAAGAACAAGCTGTTAGACGTTACACGCATTCTGTCAAAATTGGGAATCTTTATGTAGGTAGCGACCACTCGATAAAAACGCAATCAATGACAACAACCCCTACAGCAGATGTTGACGCTACGGTTGAGCAAATCTGTGCCTTAGTAGAAGCTAGGTGTGAAATTGTTCGTGTTACCGTACAAGGAATTAAAGAATCTCAAGCATGCGAGCATATAAAAGAACGTTTGCTTGCCTTAGGCATAGATGTTCCTCTTGTAGCTGATATCCATTTCTTTCCTCAAGCAGCGATGCATGTCGCAGATTTTGTAGACAAAGTCCGTATTAACCCAGGAAACTTCGTTGATAAACGCAACATGTTCACGGGGAAAACATATACAGATAAACAATATGCCGACAGCCTTCTTCGATTAGAAGAAAAATTCTCTCCTCTTGTTGAGAAATGTAAGCGTCTAGGGAAAGCAATGAGAATTGGAGTGAATCACGGTTCTCTTTCCGAACGTGTTATGCAACGTTATGGCGATACCATTGAGGGTATGGTAGTTTCGGCACTTGAGTATATTGAAATATGTGAAAAGCTTGATTACCGAGATGTTGTTTTCTCCATGAAGTCTAGCAACCCTAAAGTCATGGTTGCTGCGTACCGTCAGTTAGCTAAAGATCTTGACGCCCGTGGCTGGCATTATCCTCTACATCTAGGGGTTACTGAAGCAGGAATGGGAATGGATGGGATTATTAAATCCGCTGTTGGTATAGGGACTCTCCTCACAGAAGGTTTAGGTGATACCATTCGTTGTTCTTTAACAGGGTGTCCGACACAAGAAGTCCCTGTTTGTGAAAGTTTATTAAAACATACAGAGACATACCTGAATCTTCCTAAGAGAAATAACCCTTTTGCTTTAGAAAATTCTGAAAGTTTCGTCAATGCTTCCAAGAAAATCACAAAAACAACCCCTTGGGGATCTGTTTATGGTGTTTTTGTTAAACTGAATGAAGATCATATCTTAAATACCACAGTTGAACATCTACTTGAGCAATTAGGAATCAACCCTAAAAATGGGAAAAAAGAGTTCACCGCTCCTGATGGCGTGGTTGTTCCAAAAAGTTTTATTGGCACTTCGATTCTTGAAAAATTAGAAGAGCACTTCATTGTTTTCCATCATCATGAAGTACCCTGCCTTTATGATTATAACAAAGAGATCTGGAACAAAGAGGAAGTGTTAAGTGCGCCTTTCGTGCATTTTCACGCCTCACCTCCGTTTATTCACAGTACAAGAGAGTTCTTTGAACATAAAGAATGTGAGCAACAACCTGTAAAATTGGTATTTTCAAAAGATCTCGATGATGAATCTGAAGCAGCGGTGGCTATAGCTACAGAATTCGGAGCACTACTCCTGGATGGTTTAGGAGAAGCTGTAATTTTGGATCTTCCTAATATTCCACTTACCGCAGTTCGAGAAATTGCCTTCGGCACCTTACAAAGTGCTGGCGTACGTTTAGTAAAAACCGAGTATATCTCATGTCCTGGATGCGGAAGAACTCTCTTTGACCTTCCTGAAGTGACAAAACGTATTCACGACAAAACACAACATCTTGTAGGATTAAAAATTGCCGTTATGGGATGTATTGTTAACGGCCCAGGAGAAATGGCAGATGCTGATTTTGGATTTGTAGGGTCTAAAACCGGAATGATCGATCTCTATGTCAAACACACATGCGTGAAAGCGCATATCCCCATGGAAAAAGCTGAAGAAGAGCTTGTAAGTCTTCTGAAAGAACATGGTGTATGGAAAGATCCTGAATGA
- a CDS encoding DoxX family protein yields the protein MSHEKIPSGNHPLPPHQLFNLNPKDRFPVKGYLNRVLYNPNTRETTRKVLAIIGGLALAGGIACGITLGVLGAPGLVIATAIGVTLGTILLGASIALLPSKMKKDIRGKIESALEANRPYDFLSSDLANSLKANFTESSSLPKNMQAPGVEDIDVFTAKNNSKVKLVTFKTPSFLSPIMDRGTGVSRVCFIPPEADLTRPETMRNSSLDLFKIEIGTRGWNTNLAEFSQTPKTPAGWSRSSWSNIAESATDDSPQYLISAWNPFGNYPKTDNEQLEHTRHPLYGRKSFDRQKEMFSRFFQSLVASGVHSISIYGNDLLFPKNQLDAPYIDMFAPLDSDFESRVATALSSALAEIAQDPENNLTVCLYGIGSNPLHKPKPVSYKQIDIDDLEDD from the coding sequence ATGTCACATGAAAAAATTCCCTCGGGTAATCATCCATTACCCCCACACCAACTATTTAATTTAAATCCTAAGGACAGATTCCCCGTAAAAGGCTATCTGAATAGGGTTTTATATAACCCAAACACTCGAGAGACTACTCGAAAAGTGCTTGCGATCATAGGCGGACTTGCTTTAGCTGGAGGAATTGCCTGTGGGATTACTCTCGGAGTGCTTGGAGCCCCTGGCCTAGTGATTGCTACAGCTATTGGCGTTACCTTAGGAACTATTTTATTAGGAGCCTCCATTGCGCTTCTACCCAGCAAAATGAAAAAAGATATTAGGGGGAAAATAGAAAGCGCTTTAGAAGCAAACAGGCCCTATGACTTCCTTTCTTCCGATCTTGCCAACTCTTTGAAAGCAAATTTCACAGAGAGCTCATCACTACCTAAAAATATGCAAGCCCCTGGAGTTGAAGATATCGACGTCTTTACAGCAAAAAACAACTCCAAAGTCAAACTCGTAACTTTTAAAACTCCATCATTCCTATCTCCTATTATGGATCGCGGCACAGGTGTATCGCGGGTATGTTTCATACCTCCAGAAGCAGATCTGACGCGTCCCGAAACTATGCGGAATAGTTCTTTAGATTTATTTAAAATAGAAATTGGAACTCGTGGTTGGAATACAAATTTAGCAGAATTTTCGCAAACACCGAAAACACCTGCAGGATGGTCACGCAGTTCGTGGAGCAATATCGCAGAATCTGCAACAGATGACAGTCCTCAATACCTGATTAGTGCGTGGAATCCCTTTGGAAATTACCCAAAAACAGATAATGAGCAACTCGAGCACACACGCCACCCTCTTTATGGGAGGAAAAGCTTTGACCGTCAAAAAGAGATGTTTTCTCGTTTCTTTCAGTCACTAGTAGCTAGTGGTGTGCACAGCATTAGCATTTACGGAAACGATCTTTTGTTCCCTAAAAATCAGCTTGATGCCCCCTATATTGACATGTTTGCACCACTTGATAGTGATTTTGAAAGTAGAGTTGCCACAGCACTATCCTCAGCCTTAGCTGAAATAGCACAAGACCCCGAGAATAACCTAACTGTGTGTCTCTACGGTATAGGAAGCAACCCTCTACACAAACCCAAACCTGTATCTTACAAACAAATTGATATTGATGATTTGGAAGACGATTAA
- a CDS encoding macro domain-containing protein — translation MISDLTAASFKHIQSYPEISPKKSSIVSRILPIIIMLVFAYLAILGAIISSLVTGIFPLFSICAFAIPLVIASLFLLRRTSQQKLQQKDVTPLLGTPFLIEINENTKHTKILEQYCEVVNTWNTLPRIFGETTPSLLNKVWKINNSKTVLFATTGTVYSPRVHCCCNLMIVLERNTLLSDLCTLNISDEIPIEMQEGQCISIPWKNSDGSSNKKQLGLPNFLGIIQELDPELYNHHPVIAFALAKATYTNCLNEAIRQGVDMIQIPLISTAPTQLSSNPQVAADWKAAIQTGLVAALINFATSQPDTIMNVVIVSSPGLGLPL, via the coding sequence ATGATATCCGATCTCACTGCCGCATCTTTCAAACACATACAATCCTACCCCGAAATATCCCCCAAAAAAAGTAGCATAGTATCAAGAATCCTCCCGATTATTATTATGCTTGTCTTCGCGTACTTAGCTATACTCGGAGCTATTATTTCTTCTTTAGTTACAGGAATATTCCCTCTGTTCTCTATTTGCGCCTTCGCAATTCCTCTTGTTATTGCGTCTCTATTTCTTCTTAGGAGAACCTCTCAACAGAAATTACAACAAAAAGATGTTACACCTCTTCTAGGTACGCCATTCTTAATTGAAATCAATGAAAACACAAAACATACAAAAATTTTAGAACAATACTGTGAAGTAGTGAATACGTGGAACACCTTACCGCGCATCTTCGGAGAAACTACCCCTTCCCTATTAAATAAGGTTTGGAAAATTAACAATTCAAAAACCGTTCTCTTTGCAACTACAGGAACCGTTTATTCCCCACGTGTGCATTGCTGTTGCAACCTCATGATCGTATTAGAACGGAATACACTCCTTTCAGACTTATGCACTTTAAACATCTCTGACGAAATTCCTATAGAGATGCAGGAAGGTCAATGTATCTCCATACCATGGAAAAACTCTGATGGCTCTAGCAACAAGAAACAACTAGGATTACCTAATTTCCTAGGCATCATTCAGGAGCTTGATCCTGAACTCTATAATCACCATCCCGTGATTGCTTTTGCCCTGGCAAAAGCTACGTATACTAATTGCCTAAACGAGGCTATCAGACAAGGTGTGGACATGATTCAAATTCCCCTAATTTCCACTGCGCCTACTCAGCTCTCCTCAAATCCTCAAGTAGCAGCTGATTGGAAGGCTGCTATACAAACAGGTTTGGTTGCTGCATTAATCAATTTTGCAACCTCACAGCCTGACACCATTATGAACGTTGTTATTGTGAGTTCCCCGGGATTAGGACTTCCATTGTGA